The genomic window atcacccctcccccccctcttcaTCTCCCTACAAATGGCTGCCCCCTTATTCAGCCTCTCAAACTCTCTGGGGATGTATTCTAGGGAAACTACAATCATACATCCCCCTCACTGATCAGTCTTCACAAAGTCCCTAGTAAGTTTGTTCCCTGAGAACATATGACTGAGCCACACATATCCCCATACCCTCTCTTCAGTCActcacagggaagggagaaatatgaTCAGTGTGTAGGTCTAGCCCTTTTCCTTTGTCTAATCTTCTCCCACCCTCCAATTCCTGCCCTGTTACCACATTTCTTGTCACATGTACTTGATGGCCATGAGTTGAAGGACAGTTAGACATCTTTTGTTTGATACCTTGGGAAGCCTCTTCTTCAGTCTGAAACATAAGCAGATCCTCTCTGAGGATCTCCCAGAAGCCTCATCAAATCCCCAGGTATATATCTCTTTGAGGAAAGAACTCCTCAAACAATTCTTTAAGACATTAGTGACCTGGGAGAGAGTACAGACAAACTCATCCCAGCATACTTGAGAATCTTGGCAAAAACTCTGCCACCACCCCCCAAGAAGTCCCCTAAGAAATATTGTGGTTCTATCCCAGCTCAAGCCTTCTTGTACACCAGAGTGCAGCTAAATATTGAAGATGAATCTCTTGGTAGATCACACAGACAAACATAAATCTCTGACCCAACTGTAGACCCCTTCCTAGGTGGTCACTACCTTTTGTAAATGGGGAAACCCAACAGAGAGCTTTCTAACCTTTTTCAGCCAGTGTTGCACCACTgacactgcctcagtttccacaacttcAATGTCCTAGAAGAGATTGGGCAAAGTTAGTTCCCACTCAATACTCTATACTTTGCCCATCTTTAAAAGCACATTCATACTCCCTGGAAATTTTTACCACTAGCAATCCCACTTACCGAACTGGTTTTTGGTGGGAAGCAGAATCCCATTTTTTGCCGGGTTATTATGTACACAATCCATGTTGAAATGATCATTATTTGGCTCAAGCCAGGCTTCCTCCTTAGCTCCCTCCTTCCATAGGAGCAACCTTGGAACTCCCATAGGGTAAGGGGGACAGGGATATTGTGGTAAAACCACAGCCTGATTGGTTGGCCACTGATGATGTGACAATGGTCATCCTTGTTCTCCAGGGTAAAAGGGAGAAGAGTGATATGCCAGGGCAAGGGATCTCATTGGTACTCTGaagttttcttcttgttgtttagCTTAAAGTGGGTTTCAGATAAGAATCTGGAGGAGGCTGGCAATAGAATAAGTCATAATCATTTGGGAGTTGGAGGAGACATCATAGAGTGGTACCCAAATCTGAtaacagaaattttttttaaaaaaagatcaactAGTCTCCTAAGAAATGTGATTTTATAAATTAAACAGATACATTGATGGAAGAGCCCACTGGGGTCAAAGTTGATCTTAAGGGTCCTACTCATATTCTGTCCCTATGCATAAGGGACAAGGGATAGGTGCAGTTGATTATTCCTACAAGATACATTGGGATGCtgtagacaaaaataaaaaacaaaagggcAAGAGAACAATTCCACTGAAGTGCCTTGGATCAAAGCACCTATAAAAGGAACATTCTGgtccttctatttcctctgtaatgTTAAATTGGTAGTAAAGCTGTAAAGAGTAACCTGAAATGGGCAGGTAGGCACACActggataaaatgccaggcctggaaacaggaggtcctgggttcagattttgccttagatacttcctagctatatgagtCTGGTAAAACTgatgagttgttgttgttgttgttgttgttgttgttgttgttgttttaagtagGATAAAGTGGAAATGACTTCCAAAAACTAGTTTCTAGGGGCCCTATACACACAATTACTCCCTCCTTGAGCCTTCCTTAGAAAAGGGCAAAATATTTAGTTTATTCTATCTTTAATTGCCCTTAGAGCAGTTACCCAGAGACTTCTTTTCCATATCTTTCACCATCATAAGATTTGATGCTGCAAAAGActttagaggtcacctagtctcaccccttcattttaaagatgaagacacTGAAAACCAGAGAGATAAATGGATTCTGACCAAGGTCACAAATTTAATAAATAGAGGAGCCCACATCTGAACTCAGATGTGTTGATTCCTATCTCAACACACTGACCTCAACCTTGAAAGCACAGAACAAGGGCACAATCCTAGCTGACTTGCCCCTCCCACAGCATGGCCTCTTGTCATTGAAGTCAAAcaggtttttatttcttttcatccccAATAGTTCCATTAACTATTGATTACGTAAGTCATTTAGGTTTCCAGACTAGGAAAATGAAGGACTCAATACAAGAAAACCAAACTTCTTTGGATTTAGGACCATCAATAAAACTTGATTCAATCACATTTTACATTAAGATTCCACATCTGTTGACTGAGAGCAGTTGTCAGGTAT from Monodelphis domestica isolate mMonDom1 chromosome 4, mMonDom1.pri, whole genome shotgun sequence includes these protein-coding regions:
- the SPATA19 gene encoding spermatogenesis-associated protein 19, mitochondrial isoform X2, which translates into the protein MIISTWIVYIITRQKMGFCFPPKTSSDIEVVETEAVSVVQHWLKKTEEEASQGIKQKMSNCPSTHGHQVHVTRNVVKHISKSSLAANQNQDVLEERTRIQFIRWSHTRIFQVPSDVRDEAMRERIEQRFSGYG
- the SPATA19 gene encoding spermatogenesis-associated protein 19, mitochondrial isoform X1 yields the protein MIISTWIVYIITRQKMGFCFPPKTSSDIEVVETEAVSVVQHWLKKTEEEASQGIKQKMSNCPSTHGHQVHVTRNVVKHISKSSLAANQNQDVLEERTRIQFIRWSHTRIFQVPSDVRDEAMRERIEQVRRSVSQVMVESSPSVQAVFSDC